The following are encoded in a window of Cryptococcus gattii WM276 chromosome M, complete sequence genomic DNA:
- a CDS encoding Metal ion transport-related protein, putative (Similar to TIGR gene model, INSD accession AAW46803.1), with amino-acid sequence MSRYDPMQEDLGSLAGPASSGQATTHSARSSRHRPRRHASMPDPGEMDAAFDGPDADNDELDQGETHGLLSSTRDRGMPGDYDFERDYTLPPPSPPPFEPYSAHNPAPGNSHGIIPTSVPVRPRPAPQRHFLGGLLPSSFLPRQQSQAPSAGRAVGGGMSGVFDNLAARPDRHTMAEGEGGLQYVPEDESKDAPPSYQTALRDAVPPYWDTTVVLPSSSSPFGPLSSSISGDEILIDGMPSGNFFSFLWNLVVSASFQFVGFLLTYVLHTTHAAKYGSRAGLGLTLIQVGLNLRSKAQDLMKNNAFPSASSDPSDPDPPPNHVPSDEEIADNAIEAIWGPGASPWPAQFREPGTGDNGPVTIVHNTHEAEMWAVAHNTTLTQMLNLPSAADVGRANEWFSFFLMSIGWFIVLTSVGGWWRVKRFERGLRAAQRESEAAQAAAAANSATGNGEDGAPAPEADESINTSTGSVSTPHGPTQLSYWTSPFTNAWQGARHIQEGFLGQHGSRSQVRRGWGLWGGLRGQGHTAVSQEDDEHELLDAQGFGLGPMAINVGEAPGAEVRRQRSLWS; translated from the exons ATGTCACGATATGATCCCATGCAGGAAGACTTGGGTTCATTGGCCGGCCCAGCAAGCTCTGGGCAAGCAACTACCCATTCTGCTCGCAGTTCACGCCATCGTCCACGACGACATGCATCAATGCCTGACCCTGGAGAAATGGACGCTGCCTTTGATGGTCCCGATGCTGACAATGATGAACTCGATCAAGGTGAGACGCACGGACTGTTAAGTAGTACTAGAGACAGGGGGATGCCAGGCGATTACGACTTTGAGCGTGATTAT ACGTTGCCGCCACCGTCTCCGCCTCCGTTTGAACCTTATTCTGCACATAATCCTGCACCAGGCAATTCACATGGAATCATCCCTACGTCAGTTCCTGTTCGGCCGAGGCCAGCTCCCCAGCGTCATTTCCTTGGGGGTCTGTTGCCGTCGTCGTTTTTACCGCGTCAACAGTCACAAGCTCCGTCCGCAGGTCGAGCGgttggaggaggaatgaGTGGAGTGTTTGACAATTTGGCTGCCAGACCTGACAGGCACACCATGGCGGAAGGCGAAGGGGGTTTGCAGTATGTTCCCGAGGATGAGTCAAAAGACGCGCCTCCA TCATATCAAACGGCGCTTCGAGATGCTGTCCCGCCGTATTGGGATACTACCGTCGTCCTACCCTCCTCAAGTTCTCCTTTCGGTCCCCTGTCCAGCTCTATCAGTGGTGACGAGATTCTTATTGACGGTATGCCGAGCGGCAACTTTTTCAGCTTCCTCTGGAACT TGGTTGTGTCTGCATCCTTCCAATTCGTTGGTTTTCTCCTCACCTACGTTCTTCATACTACCCATGCTGCCAAGTACGGCTCGCGTGCTGGTTTGGGTCTCACTCTCATCCAAGTCGGTTTGAACCTCCGTTCAAAGGCTCAAGACCTCATGAAGAATAACGCCTTCCCCTCTGCTTCTTCCGATCCATCCGACCCCGATCCTCCCCCTAACCATGTTCCATCCGATGAGGAGATTGCGGACAATGCCATTGAAGCCATCTGGGGCCCTGGAGCTTCTCCATGGCCTGCTCAGTTTAGGGAACCAGGCACAGGGGACAACGGACCCGTCACCATTGTGCACAACACACATGAAGCAGAAATGTGGGCTGTGGCTCATAACACAACCCTCACCCAAATGTTAAATCTTCCATCGGCTGCAGACGTGGGGCGTGCGAATGAATGGTTTAGCTTTTTCCTTATGAGCATTGGGTGGTTCATTGTGTTGACAAGCGTTGGTGGTTGGTGGAGGGTGAAGAGGTTTGAAAGGGGGCTGAGGGCAGCTCAGCGGGAGAGCGAGGCTGCGCAGGCGGCTGCAGCAGCTAATTCAGCTACTGGGAATGGAGAGGATGGCGCGCCTGCTCCGGAAGCCGATGAGTCTATCAACACATCTACCGGCTCAGTTTCCACCCCACATGGTCCCACACAATTGTCCTACTGGACGTCTCCATTCACCAATGCTTGGCAAGGCGCTCGTCATATTCAGGAAGGTTTCCTCGGTCAGCACGGCTCTCGTTCCCAGGTTAGGAGGGGGTGGGGTCTGTGGGGTGGACTGAGAGGGCAGGGTCATACGGCTGTTAGCcaggaggatgatgagcaTGAGTTGTTGGACGCACAAGGGTTTGGATTGGGGCCAATGGCGATCAATGTGGGCGAAGCCCCTGGGGCGGAAGTAAGGCGTCAGCGAAGTTTATGGAGCTGA
- a CDS encoding Formaldehyde dehydrogenase (glutathione-dependent), putative (Similar to TIGR gene model, INSD accession AAW46801.1) has translation MSTEGQVITCKAAIAWEAGKPLSIETVEVAPPKEGEVRIKILYTGLCHTDAYTLSGSDPEGAFPVILGHEGGGIVESVGKGVDNVKVGDHVVPLYTAECKECKFCKSGKTNLCGRVRTTQGKGVMPDGTTRFKCKGQDILHFMGCSTFSQYTVVSKFSVVAINPKAPLKTSCLLGCGITTGYGAATKSQGIEGSNVAVFGIGCVGLSVLQGAKAKGCKRIFAIDTNPKKKEWAEKFGATDFVNPKDLPEGKSIVDYLIEETDGGLDFTFDATGNVGVMRNALEACHKGWGVCTIIGVAPAGAEISTRPFQLVTGRVWKGSAFGGVKGRTELPGIVEDYLAGKLWVNEFVTHNETLEGINKGFDDMHAGDCIRCVVDMGFNEAP, from the exons ATGTCTACCGAAGGCCAA GTTATCACTTGCAAGGCTGCTATCGCTTGGGAGGCTG GCAAACCGCTTTCTATCGAGACTGTTGAAGTCGCGCCCCCAAAGGAAGGCGAGGTCCGAATTAAGATCCTCTA CACTGGTTTATGCCACAC TGACGCCTATACTCTTTCCGGCAGCGACCCTGAGGGAGCCTTCCCCGTCATCCTTGGACACGAGGGTGGTGGTATCGTCGAGTCTGTCGGCAAGGGCGTTGACAACGTGAAGGTTGGCGACCACGTTGTCCCTCTCTACACTGCTG AGTGCAAAGAATGCAAGTTCTGCAAATCCGGAAAGACCAACCTCTGTGGTCGAGTGCGAACCACCCAGGGTAAGGGTGTGATGCCTGACGGAACCACCCGATTCAAGTGCAAAGGTCAAGACATCTTGCACTTT ATGGGCTGCTCTACTTTCTCTCAGTACACTGTCGTCTCCAAGTTCTCCGTCGTCGCCATCAACCCTAAAGCTCCTCTCAAGACTTCTTGTCTCCTTGGTTGCGGTATCACCACGGGTTACGGTGCTGCCACCAAGAGTCAAGGTATTGAGGGCTCTAACGTCGCCGTCTTTGGTATTGGCTGTGTCGGCTTGAGTGTCTTACAGGGTGCTAAGGCTAAGGGTTGCAAGAGGATCTTTGCTATTGACACTAACCCTAAGAAGAAGGAGTGGGCCGAGAAGTTTGGTGCCA CCGACTTCGTCAACCCCAAGGATCTCCCCGAGGGCAAAAGCATTGTTGATTACCTCATCGAGGAGACCGACGGCGGTCTCGACTTCACCTTCGACGCTACCGGTAACGTTGGCGTGATGCGAAACGCTCTCGAGGCTTGTCACAAGGGTTGGGGTGTGTGCACCATTATTGGTGTCGCCCCCGCCGGTGCTGAAATCTCTACTCGACC ATTCCAGCTCGTCACTGGTCGAGTGTGGAAGGGTTCAGCTTTCGGTGGTGTCAAGGGCCGAACCGAGCTTCCTGGTATCGTGGAAGACTATCTCGCGGGCAAGCTTTGGGTTAACGAGTTTGTCACTCATAACGAGACCCTTGAGGGCATCAACAAGGGCTTCGATGACATGCAT GCCGGTGACTGCATTCGGTGCGTCGTTGACATGGGCTTCAACGAGGCTCCTTAG
- a CDS encoding (R,R)-butanediol dehydrogenase, putative (Similar to TIGR gene model, INSD accession AAW46968.1): MQAAVSLVQDYIGTEPTATKAPYKHREDGSTMRALAWFGKEDVRMVDAPIPDITQDTDVIVKVTGSTICGSDLHLYHSEMLGMQKGDILGHEFMGIIDRVGSSVNHLKIGDRVVVSFQIACGTCRYCQQKLSSFCDRTNDSSVVVNMWGQRDSAFFGYGHLTGGWPGGQSEYVRVPFGEVNCLKVPAEVPDEQALYLSDVLPTSYHAVVDTGVQKGDIVGIWGLGPIGICCVKWALLKGASKVYAIDTNPTRLALARSFGPEVITVDFKAEDVKKRIHGEVPQGLDVCIDATTFHEPKTLLHKVEKALMLETDVSETPNEMIWLVKKMGRVGLIGVYSAYTNHFNIGALMEKGVRFIGNGQAPVHLYWEEILHDYVMTGKFDTKFMISHRVDLEDFPQLYDKFDRRVAGVEKVFVQTKASAPPAKGFPALSKVTDWADTVI, encoded by the exons ATGCAAGCAGCCGTCAGCCTCGTCCAAGATTACATAGGCACAGAACCTACTGCTACCAAAGCTCCTTACAAACACCGCGAAGATGGATCCACCATGCGTGCCCTCGCATGGTTCGGCAAGGAGGACGTAAGGATGGTGGATGCTCCTATTCCTGATATCACCCAAGACACGGACGTTATTGTCAAAGTCACTGGTTCTACGATCTGTGGATCAGACCTCCATCTCTACCATTCCGAGATGCTGGGAATGCAGAAGGGAGACATTTTGGGACATGAGTTTAT GGGTATCATCGATCGGGTCGGTTCGTCTGTTAACCATCTGAAAATTGGAGACCGTGTAGTGGTGTCTTTCCAGATCGCGTGCGGTACTTGTCGATACTGCCAGCAAAAGCTTTCATCCTTTTGCGATAGAACCAATGACTCGTCTGTAGTGGTTAACATGTGGGGTCAGCGGGATTCGGCTTTCTTCGGTTACGGTCATCTCA CCGGAGGCTGGCCTGGTGGACAGTCAGAGTATGTGCGAGTCCCCTTTGGCGAAGTCAATTGCTTAAAGGTGCCGGCAGAAGTACCAG ATGAGCAAGCTCTGT ACCTTTCTGATGTTCTTCCTACTTCGTACCACGCCGTCGTTGATACCGGAGTCCAAAAGGGCGATATTGTCGGTATCTGGGGCTTGGGACCTATTGGC ATTTGCTGTGTTAAATGGGCTCTTCTCAAGGGCGCATCTAAAGTCTACGCAATCGATACCAACCCTACACGACTTGCGCTTGCCAGATCCTTTGGCCCAGAGGTCATCACTGTGGACTTTAAGGCTGAGGACGTAAAGAAGCGAATTCACGGCGAGGTTCCTCAAGGTCTTGATG TGTGCATCGACGCTACTACCTTCCACGAACCCAAAACCTTGCTCCACAAAGTCGAGAAAGCCCTCATGCTCGAGACCGACGTCTCCGAAACGCCCAACGAAATGATCTGGCTAGTCAAAAAGATGGGCCGAGTCGGGCTAATCGGCGTGTACTCCGCTTACACCAATCATTTCAACATCGGCGCCCTCATGGAGAAGGGCGTAAGGTTTATCGGGAACGGGCAGGCCCCTGTACATCTTTACTGGGAAGAGATTTTGCATGATTATGTCATGACGGGCAAGTTTGATACCAAATTCATGATTAGTCATCGAGTGGATTTGGAGGATTTCCCACAGCTTTATGACAAGTTTGACAGGAGGGTTGCAGGTGTGGAGAAGGTGTTTGTGCAGACCAAGGCAAG TGCACCTCCAGCTAAAGGTTTCCCCGCCCTCAGCAAGGTGACCGATTGGGCGGACACGGTTATCTAA